TTGTCGGCTCGTGCCACTTTAGAACAAGTGATCAGCGAATACCCCAACAGCAGCACGGCGCGCCTTGCTCAAGCGCGTTTGCAACAGATTCAGCAAATGGGATATTGATTTTTATCTGAATTTGCGACATGGCTTGGTTCAATTGTTATTTTTCCAAACACAAACGCAATGCCGTGTCCCATGCGGGTAATTTTAAGCCAAAAGTTGCCGTTAATTTCTCATTCGACAACACCGAATAAGCGGGGCGACGCACTGGAGTGGGATAATCGGCCGTGGTAATTGGATGAACGGTCACTTGTCTTTCGCCGTGTTGCACAATTGATTGGGCGAATCCATGCCAATTCGTTTCGCCGGCACAAGTGAGGTGATAAACACCCCGGTAATTTTTAAGCGTATTTTTCATAGACGGCGCAAGCAACTGACTCAACACCTGCGCAGTCGCCTCGGCAATACTACGGCTCCACGTGGGCGCGCCCCACTGATCGGCGACCACACGTAGTTCGTCCCGTTCCCGTGCCAAGCGTTGCATGGTCAATAAAAAATTTTTACCGCGCATCCCATACACCCAAGCGGTGCGAAAAATCAACGCGGTGGCTTCCGTGTCCATGATAGCCCGCTCACCGGCCAATTTGCTTTCACCATACGCACCCAATGGATTCACAGGGTCTGTTTCCACATAAGGTGTTTGTTTTTCACCAGAAAAAACATAATCCGTCGAATAATGAATCAAAAGAGCATTTAAACGTTGTGCTTCTTCGGCCAAAACGCCTGGTGCCGTGCCATTGATCACATGAGCGAGATCACTTTCTTCTTCGGCTTTATCCACCGCAGTATAAGCGGCGGCATTGACAATCACCTCTGGCTTGACCTGCCGAATCAAGCGATACAAAGAATCAATATCGGCTAAATCGGCATACTGTTGACCTGCACTGGGTTGACGATTGGCCACCGTTAATTCACCCAACGTACTCAAACAGCGTTGTAATTCCCACCCCACTTGTCCCGTGGTGCCTAAAAGTAAAAGTTGCGGCATGACTTTGATTCTCTTTGTAGCGAATGGATTCGATTTGTAATAAACACTTATAGAGATAGGCTAATGGCGACATGAATTTCTGTCAATCTTTATTATGGCTGCAATTCCAAAGTCCAAGCCACATAGGCTTGGGCAGTGTCTTGCATTTTAACTAATGATCCTGTGAAAATAGTCGCTAATATTTTTTTATTCACCGTAATGGCTTGATCTAATTTAGAGAAGTGATTATTACTATTTAAATTAAGAAAGAAACTGAAATAATGACTTAAAAAAACACCATGTAAATGACTGGGTAAAATCGTATTAAAATGACGATCTAACAAATCTTCAACCGCATAATCAAACAATTTTGCCCACGCCCGATTGACATAAATAAATCGCCCACTGCCATCAGTAATCGCAATGCTGGTTTTCACCCCATCTAAGGCACGAGACAATAAAGAATCGTGACTATTAAAAATCTTTTCTATTTTCTTTAAAGACGTGACATCTTCCCCAATCATCCAACCATACCAACCGAAAATAGGATAATGCCGCGAGACATTAGACCAAGAAATAATGCGATGCGTACCATCTTTACACGTCACTTCCGTTTCATAATGCACACACGTATCTTCATTAAATAATCGTCGCCGCACTTCTTCTCGATATTCCATTTTTGGATAAAGCAACATTAACGCATCTTTACGCCGAACAATATCGGCCGAAAGATAACCCGTTACTTTTTCACATTCCCGATTCCATACCACAAATTCTCCCGACGCATTATAAGCATTGAGCATAATGGGCATATTTTCGACCACCGCACGAAAACGCTCCTCATTTAACAACACTTGCTCTAAAGTATGTTGATGCTCTGTGACATCCTGTCCGACTAACCACAGCGCGAAATCGGCTAATTTAACCTCTGTAGAAACCGACCACGCAATGGTTTTCTCACTGCCATCGCGGCAAGTCATGATACATTCCCAATTTCTAAAACCATCATAACGCTCAATCATTAAGCGAGCCGTTTGAATCACTTCATCTCGATACGCGGCATCAGGAAATAATAAATCAAAAGCACTGGCATTATGCAAAACAGTAGCCGCCGAATAACCCGTGACTCTTTCACATTCTTTATTCCACAAAACCACTTGGCCTTGATCATCAAATACGCATAACATAATGGGTAAACATTCCAAAGACACGCGCAAAC
This is a stretch of genomic DNA from Thioflexithrix psekupsensis. It encodes these proteins:
- the rfbD gene encoding dTDP-4-dehydrorhamnose reductase; the protein is MPQLLLLGTTGQVGWELQRCLSTLGELTVANRQPSAGQQYADLADIDSLYRLIRQVKPEVIVNAAAYTAVDKAEEESDLAHVINGTAPGVLAEEAQRLNALLIHYSTDYVFSGEKQTPYVETDPVNPLGAYGESKLAGERAIMDTEATALIFRTAWVYGMRGKNFLLTMQRLARERDELRVVADQWGAPTWSRSIAEATAQVLSQLLAPSMKNTLKNYRGVYHLTCAGETNWHGFAQSIVQHGERQVTVHPITTADYPTPVRRPAYSVLSNEKLTATFGLKLPAWDTALRLCLEK